Proteins from one Chiloscyllium punctatum isolate Juve2018m chromosome 4, sChiPun1.3, whole genome shotgun sequence genomic window:
- the LOC140476460 gene encoding eukaryotic translation initiation factor 2 subunit 1 produces the protein MPALSCRFYQHKFPEVEDVVMVNVRSIAEMGAYVSLLEYNNIEGMILLSELSRRRIRSINKLIRIGRNECVVVIRVDKEKGYIDLSKRRVSQEETIKCEDKFTKSKTVYSILRHVAEVLEYTKDEQLDSLFQRTAWVFDEKYKKPGYGAYDAFKHAVSDPTILDSLDLTEEERGVLLENIRRRLTPQAVKIRADIEVACYGYEGIDAVKEALRAGLDCSTELMPIKINLIAPPRYVMTTTTLERTEGLSILNQAMSAIKERIEEKRGVFNIQMEPKVVTDTDETELARQLERLERENAEVDGDDDADEMEAKTEE, from the exons ATGCCAGCCCTTAGTTGTCGGTTTTACCAACACAAATTTCCAGAGGTGGAAGATGTGGTGATGGTAAATGTCCGCTCCATTGCGGAGATGGGCGCCTATGTCAGTCTTCTCGAATATAACAACATTGAAGGCATGATTCTTCTCAGTGAACTTTCAAGAAGGCGTATCCGATCTATCAACAAACTGATTCGAATTGGTAGAAATGAATGTGTTGTTGTAATCCGAGTTGACAAAGAGAAAG GTTACATTGATTTGTCAAAGCGCAGAGTTTCACAAGAAGAAACTATAAAATGTGAAGACAAATTTACTAAGAGCAAGACT GTATATAGCATTTTGCGACATGTAGCAGAGGTGCTCGAATATACTAAAGATGAACAACTggacagtctgtttcagagaacTGCCTGGGTCTTTGATGAGAAGTACAAAAAGCCTGGATATGGAGCTTATGATGCATTTAAACATGCAGTTTC AGACCCTACAATTCTTGACAGTCTTGACTTGACAGAAGAAGAGCGGGGAGTATTACTGGAAAATATCAGACGACGTCTCACTCCACAGGCTGTTAAAATTAGAGCAG ATATTGAAGTTGCATGTTATGGATACGAAGGTATTGATGCTGTCAAAGAGGCACTTAGAGCTGGTCTAGACTGTTCTACTGAACTGATGCCCATTAAG ATAAATCTAATAGCTCCTCCAAGGTATGTTATGACCACCACAACACTTGAGCGTACAGAAGGCCTTTCCATTTTAAACCAAGCCATGTCTGCAATTAAAGAACGGATTGAGGAGAAAAGGGGCGTGTTCAACATCCAAATGGAG CCCAAGGTGGTTACAGATACTGATGAGACTGAACTGGCAAGACAACTTGAGCGACTGGAGCGGGAAAATGCTGAGGTTGATGGAGATGATGATGCTGATGAAATGGAAGCAAAAACTGAGGAGTAA